One part of the Hydra vulgaris chromosome 01, alternate assembly HydraT2T_AEP genome encodes these proteins:
- the LOC136074589 gene encoding uncharacterized protein LOC136074589, giving the protein MFLNLNSVIGNNILPEVIKTEIVCHLDNLINEFGNFFLDVNLLSSEVIISPFSCDVKNVKEEAQEELIELKNDTMAKDHFKITPLNNYWLKMSNSYPLCLSIALRDFIPFQHHICSGDFDLEDEEHLSAEKKFEDTELEPLLNEDLCQTQEELT; this is encoded by the exons atgtttctaaatttaaatagtgTAATTGGAAATAACATTCTTCCTGAAGTTATAAAGACAGAAATAGTTTGTCACCTAGATAATTTGATTAATGAATTTGGTAACTTTTTTCTAGATGTGAACCTTTTGAGCAGTGAAGTTATTATATCACCATTTTCTTGCGATGTGAAAAATGTTAAAGAGGAAGCACAAGAAGAACTTATTGAGTTAAAGAATGATACCATGGCTAAGGATCACTTCAAAATAACACCATTAAATAACTACTGGTTGAAAATGAGTAACTCATATCCATTATGTTTATCAATTGCACTTAGAGACTTTATTCCTTTTCAACATCATATTTGT AGTGGTGATTTTGACCTCGAAGATGAAGAACATCTTAGTGCTGAGAAAAAGTTTGAAGATACAGAATTAGAGCCATTACTTAATGAAGATCTATGCCAGACACAGGAAGAACTTACGTAA